A window from Leishmania mexicana MHOM/GT/2001/U1103 complete genome, chromosome 33 encodes these proteins:
- a CDS encoding putative enoyl-[acyl-carrier-protein] reductase: MQANRVASLFGVQYPIVQGGMVWCSGWRLASAVSNAGGLGLLGAGSMKFDVFQHHVRRCKEAAKKPFGVNVPLSRDMAQYMDLIIEEKVPIVFTSAGSPKLWTQKLQSHGIKVVHVVPSCKLALKCEAAGVNAVVAEGFEAGGHNGLEEITTMALIPQVRKALAPEIPLLAAGAIASGEAMLAAMALGAEGVQVGTRFAVTQESSAAEAFKKSCTAAGEGDTYLTLKQYMPTRVMLNDYGKEARRLSESGATKAQLEEFRGKGRTKKGIFDGDVTNGELEIGQIVSACKDIPTAAEVVERIVNEFRTRNAQLAKMNL, encoded by the coding sequence ATGCAGGCGAATCGAGTCGCATCGCTCTTCGGCGTGCAGTACCCCATCGTGCAGGGCGGCATGGTCTGGTGCAGTGGATGGCGTCTGGCGTCTGCCGTGAGCAATGCAGGCGGTCTCGGCCTCCTGGGCGCCGGTTCCATGAAGTTCGACGTTTTCCAGCATCACGTTCGTCGCTGCAAGGAGGCCGCGAAGAAGCCCTTCGGCGTCAATGTTCCCCTCAGCCGCGATATGGCGCAGTACATGGACCTCATCATCGAGGAGAAGGTGCCGATCGTGTTCACGAGTGCCGGCAGCCCTAAGCTGTGGACTCAGAAGCTACAGAGTCACGGGATTAAGGTGGTGCACGTCGTACCCAGCTGCAAGCTCGCTCTCAAGTGCGAGGCGGCAGGGGTCAACGCCGTCGTAGCTGAAGGGTTCGAGGCCGGTGGTCACAACGGGTTGGAGGAGATCACCACGATGGCGCTGATCCCGCAGGTGCGTAAGGCTCTGGCGCCTGAGATTCCCCTGCTCGCAGCAGGCGCCATTGCGAGTGGAGAAGCGATGCTGGCAGCTATGGCCCTTGGTGCGGAGGGCGTCCAGGTAGGCACGCGCTTCGCGGTCACACAAGAAAgctcggcggcagaggcgttCAAGAAGAGCTGCACGGCGGCAGGTGAGGGGGACACGTACCTCACACTGAAGCAGTACATGCCGACTCGTGTCATGCTGAACGACTATGGCAAAGAGGCCCGCCGCCTCTCTGAATCTGGCGCCAccaaggcgcagctggaggagttcCGGGGAAAGGGCCGCACCAAAAAGGGCATATTCGACGGTGATGTGACGAACGGCGAGCTCGAGATTGGCCAAATCGTGTCGGCATGCAAGGACATTCCGACCGCTGCGGAGGTGGTAGAGCGCATTGTAAATGAGTTCCGCACGCGCAACGCGCAACTTGCCAAGATGAATCTGTAG